One part of the Mya arenaria isolate MELC-2E11 chromosome 3, ASM2691426v1 genome encodes these proteins:
- the LOC128225870 gene encoding protein draper-like yields the protein MGVKQGFEQCDHVSRTCKTGCEKGYVGPLCSTYSKDKAIDNNPSTTPDSCDCCSQTADGWWMIDLVKKYFIQAIQIIGRSDECTQGTYGLNCAEKCGNCGDGVFCNTQNGHCPSGCERGSQGAKCKNDCPFAGSFGDSCRGKCHCSDGQKCDILTGKCSSPGCLQGWSGAAFKTCCDKQTFGVNCENECHCYECDDVDGSCGLYPCFSGWGGGTCSEPINKRKEDQNDQNHYTVPGASMSSDYATLDVAESEFL from the exons ATGGGTGTTAAGCAAG GCTTCGAGCAGTGTGACCATGTGTCTCGAACATGCAAAACGGGATGTGAAAAGGGATATGTAGGGCCTCTTT GTTCAACGTACTCCAAAGATAAGGCTATAGACAATAATCCAAGCACAACCCCAGATTCGTGCGATTGTTGCAGTCAAACTGCTGACGGTTGGTGGATGATTGACCTTGTCAAGAAGTATTTCATACAGGCCATACAGATAATTGGAAGATCAGACG AGTGCACGCAAGGAACATACGGACTAAACTGTGCAGAAAAGTGTGGTAACTGCGGAGATGGGGTATTTTGTAACACACAAAATGGACATTGTCCGTCCGGCTGTGAGCGAGGTAGCCAAGGTGCAAAATGTAAGAATG ACTGTCCGTTTGCTGGTAGTTTTGGTGATAGCTGTCGGGGAAAATGCCACTGTAGCGACGGCCAGAAGTGTGACATTTTGACAGGAAAATGCTCTTCTCCAGGCTGCCTTCAAGGATGGAGCGGCGCCGCCTTTAAGACAT GTTGTGATAAGCAGACCTTTGGCGTTAATTGTGAGAATGAATGTCATTGCTATGAGTGTGACGACGTAGACGGTTCGTGTGGATTATATCCTTGCTTCAGTGGCTGGGGAGGTGGCACATGCTCAGAACCGATAAATAAAA GAAAGGAAGACCAGAACGATCAGAATCATTACACTGTACCAGGAGCATCGATGTCTTCTGATTATGCCACATTAGACGTAGCTGAAAGTGAGTTCTTATAG